The region AGGACAAGTTCGGGCTGTCCTGGCAGATCGTCCCGGTGGCCATGATGGAGATGCTCAAAGACCCCGACACGGTCAAATCCCAGCGGGCCATGCAAGCGATGATGCAGATGAAAAAACTCGACATCGCTGAACTGCAGCGGGCCTTTAACGGCGAGAGCTAATACACTCAAGCGCTGACCTGCCAGGACACTAACGATGAAGCATGCCGCTGCCAAAGATGCCGACAAAGCTCCACGTTTCTGGCGCGACGACGCCCTGCCCTTCATCGAAGCCCGGGCCATCGCCGATGGCCGCGAAGTCTGCTACGCCCGGCATTCCCACGCGCACTTTTCCATCGGCGCGATTACCGCCGGGCTCAGCACCTATGTGCATGAGCAATCGGAGTTTCAGGTCAGCACCGGCACCGTGGTGCTGATGAACCCCGGCGATGTCCACGCCTGCAACCCGATCGATGACCAGCCCTGGTCGTACCTGATGCTCTACGTCGAGACGCCGTGGTTGACCGACCTGCAGCATCAACTGGGGTTCAGCCAGGACCAGGCGTTTCGCCGGTTTGCCATCACCCACAATCGTGACGCCAGGCTGTTTGTCGGCCTGAAGGATCTGTACGCCGTGCTGGTCGATGAACAGCAAGACATACTGCGCAAGCACAGCGCCGCAGTGGAATTTTTCACCGAGATGCAGCAGTGCCTCAACCCTATCGATCAGCCGCTGCGCGAGCCCAATTTCAAACTCGAGCGAGCCGCCGACTACATCCGCGACAACTGCACGCAACTGCTCAAGCTTGAAGATATTTGCGAAGCTGCGCAGTTGTCACCGTCCTACCTGATCCGCGCGTTCAAGCAGCATTACGGCATGACGCCCCATGCGTTTTTGCTCAATCGGCGCATCC is a window of Pseudomonas sp. 10S4 DNA encoding:
- a CDS encoding AraC family transcriptional regulator, yielding MKHAAAKDADKAPRFWRDDALPFIEARAIADGREVCYARHSHAHFSIGAITAGLSTYVHEQSEFQVSTGTVVLMNPGDVHACNPIDDQPWSYLMLYVETPWLTDLQHQLGFSQDQAFRRFAITHNRDARLFVGLKDLYAVLVDEQQDILRKHSAAVEFFTEMQQCLNPIDQPLREPNFKLERAADYIRDNCTQLLKLEDICEAAQLSPSYLIRAFKQHYGMTPHAFLLNRRIQFAQDRLRSGKLIADVALEAGFADQAHFQRVFKQHLAATPGQYRG